A single Sulfurimonas crateris DNA region contains:
- a CDS encoding RluA family pseudouridine synthase has translation MPFVLKKMFVKQKQRAFVFLIRELGYTQKEAQRFIAKGRLLINGEIMDVSSREIEGEIEFITFEPLTKGLKAYAEYENFVVFDKPSGMLIHPQNRYTPYSLIDELKAQYGRDANIAHRIDQETSGLVLCARDKKSEIDLKMMFQEREMKKRYLAMVHGELKDELKIDAPLLRYDDEKSALIRMVVKVDESGKESLTYVKPLKYFPELNTTLVECSPHTGRQHQIRVHLFHVKHPIVGDPVYGQSEEYIVKYLDRELDREIRVKMSGAKRLLLHANELEFEFNGKTYNIKSSIDFEKVCLENMRLT, from the coding sequence TTGCCATTTGTTTTGAAAAAAATGTTTGTTAAGCAAAAGCAGAGGGCTTTTGTTTTTCTTATAAGAGAACTGGGCTATACACAAAAAGAGGCACAGCGTTTTATAGCCAAAGGACGTTTGCTTATTAACGGCGAAATAATGGACGTCTCATCCAGAGAGATCGAAGGTGAAATAGAGTTTATAACTTTTGAACCTCTCACAAAAGGTTTAAAAGCATATGCAGAGTATGAGAACTTTGTAGTATTCGATAAACCAAGCGGAATGCTTATCCATCCTCAAAATAGATATACACCCTACTCTCTTATAGATGAGCTAAAAGCTCAATACGGCAGAGATGCAAACATCGCCCATAGAATAGATCAGGAGACGAGCGGATTGGTTCTGTGTGCCAGAGACAAAAAGAGCGAGATAGATCTAAAGATGATGTTTCAAGAGAGAGAGATGAAAAAGAGATATCTGGCAATGGTTCATGGAGAGCTAAAGGATGAGCTTAAAATAGATGCTCCTCTGCTTAGATATGATGATGAAAAGAGTGCACTTATAAGAATGGTAGTAAAAGTAGATGAGAGCGGTAAAGAGTCACTGACATACGTAAAGCCTCTGAAATACTTTCCCGAGCTTAATACTACTCTCGTAGAGTGTTCTCCGCACACGGGAAGACAACATCAGATCAGAGTGCATTTGTTTCATGTGAAACATCCTATAGTCGGTGATCCTGTTTATGGACAAAGCGAAGAGTATATAGTTAAGTATCTGGATAGAGAGCTTGATAGAGAGATAAGAGTTAAAATGAGCGGTGCTAAAAGATTGCTTCTTCATGCCAATGAGTTAGAGTTTGAGTTTAATGGCAAAACATATAATATAAAAAGCAGTATTGATTTTGAAAAAGTCTGTTTAGAGAACATGAGGCTTACTTAG
- the ruvC gene encoding crossover junction endodeoxyribonuclease RuvC gives MIILGIDPGTRNMGYALISLEKGKIALVEAGLIKIKAEELQFQIPQMVEAFESIFKNHKIDEVALEDIFYAHNPKTTIKLAQFRGAIMLMLLQQFGQFNEYTALQVKKALTGNGKATKEQVAFMAKRLLNIKKEIKPLDITDAIAVAITHSQRVRLKLQ, from the coding sequence ATGATTATTTTAGGAATAGATCCCGGAACAAGAAATATGGGTTACGCTCTTATCTCTTTGGAAAAAGGCAAAATTGCACTTGTGGAAGCGGGACTTATAAAAATAAAAGCCGAAGAGCTGCAGTTTCAGATACCCCAGATGGTAGAGGCGTTCGAGAGCATATTTAAAAATCATAAGATAGATGAAGTCGCTTTAGAAGATATCTTTTATGCACACAATCCAAAAACAACGATCAAACTGGCACAATTTCGCGGAGCCATTATGCTTATGCTTCTCCAACAGTTCGGTCAGTTCAACGAATATACGGCACTTCAAGTCAAAAAAGCGCTTACGGGAAACGGAAAAGCGACAAAGGAGCAGGTGGCGTTTATGGCTAAGAGACTTTTAAATATAAAAAAAGAGATCAAGCCGCTTGATATAACAGACGCCATCGCAGTTGCCATAACACACTCCCAAAGAGTCAGACTAAAACTGCAATAA
- the trxC gene encoding thioredoxin TrxC, whose amino-acid sequence MRVVCPVCKSVNNVPQRDSYKKANCGKCKSSLLDTKPIELTNSDFDEVVVNSDIPVIVDFWAPWCGPCKMMAPSFEKSAANFPLKALYAKVNTENEQSLGARFGIRSIPTIIVFKDAKEVHRVSGALDEAALNKTVAQFL is encoded by the coding sequence ATGAGAGTAGTTTGTCCCGTTTGTAAAAGTGTTAACAATGTTCCACAGAGAGACTCTTACAAAAAAGCCAATTGCGGAAAATGTAAGAGTTCGCTTCTGGATACAAAGCCGATCGAACTGACTAACAGTGATTTTGACGAAGTTGTTGTAAATAGCGATATTCCAGTTATAGTAGATTTTTGGGCACCTTGGTGCGGACCATGTAAGATGATGGCGCCAAGTTTTGAAAAAAGCGCGGCAAATTTTCCGCTCAAAGCGCTCTATGCAAAGGTAAATACCGAAAATGAACAAAGTCTCGGTGCAAGGTTCGGCATAAGAAGCATTCCGACGATCATCGTCTTTAAAGATGCAAAAGAGGTTCACAGAGTCTCTGGTGCTTTGGATGAGGCGGCACTAAACAAAACGGTTGCGCAATTTCTATAG
- the rlmN gene encoding 23S rRNA (adenine(2503)-C(2))-methyltransferase RlmN, whose product MKQSLLDFRLKELQEIVKPSFRAKQIYGWLYHNYAQSYDEMSNIPKALKYELSEKYVVNPLKIVKKEISSDGTIKYLFELQDGKTVEAVWLKMKETLTDEAGEVIQEAKYTICVSTQVGCKVGCAFCLTAKGGFTRDLTAGEIVAQVVALKRDNDHKHNRMINIVYMGMGEPLDNLENLARAIEIFKESDGLSISGKRQTVSTSGLSSKIDKLGEMDLGVHIAISLHAVDDELRTELIPMNKAHNISSIIEAVKRFPIDTRKRVMFEYLVIKNKNDDIASAKKLIKLLSGIKAKVNLIYFNPYPGTEYERPDKSDMIAFQEYLVNHGLLCTIRDSKGIDISAACGQLKEQDEFSKAKTKGRE is encoded by the coding sequence ATGAAACAATCACTTCTTGATTTTAGACTAAAAGAGCTTCAAGAGATCGTAAAACCATCTTTTAGAGCAAAACAGATCTACGGTTGGCTTTATCACAACTACGCTCAAAGTTATGATGAGATGAGCAATATACCAAAAGCGCTCAAATATGAGCTCTCAGAAAAGTATGTTGTAAATCCTCTCAAAATTGTAAAAAAAGAGATCTCAAGCGATGGCACTATAAAGTACCTTTTTGAACTTCAAGACGGCAAAACAGTAGAAGCAGTATGGCTAAAGATGAAAGAAACGCTTACAGATGAAGCCGGAGAAGTGATACAAGAAGCAAAATATACCATCTGTGTATCTACGCAAGTGGGTTGTAAAGTAGGTTGTGCGTTCTGTCTAACAGCAAAAGGCGGTTTTACAAGAGATCTGACCGCAGGGGAGATAGTAGCGCAGGTTGTAGCCCTTAAGAGAGATAATGACCATAAACACAACAGAATGATAAATATCGTCTATATGGGAATGGGTGAACCGCTTGACAATCTTGAGAATCTAGCGCGTGCCATAGAGATTTTCAAAGAGAGTGACGGGCTCTCAATATCAGGCAAAAGACAAACAGTATCAACAAGCGGTCTTAGCAGCAAGATAGACAAGCTTGGAGAGATGGATCTTGGCGTTCATATAGCCATTTCACTTCATGCAGTCGATGACGAACTAAGAACCGAGCTAATTCCCATGAACAAAGCGCATAATATCTCTTCTATTATAGAAGCGGTTAAACGCTTTCCGATTGACACCAGAAAAAGAGTTATGTTTGAGTATCTGGTCATTAAAAATAAAAATGATGATATAGCATCGGCAAAAAAACTAATTAAACTTCTCTCTGGCATAAAAGCGAAGGTAAACCTTATCTATTTTAACCCATATCCGGGAACAGAGTATGAAAGACCCGATAAAAGCGATATGATAGCTTTTCAGGAGTATCTGGTTAACCATGGACTTTTATGCACTATTCGTGATTCTAAGGGCATAGATATAAGCGCTGCTTGCGGTCAACTAAAAGAACAAGATGAATTTAGCAAGGCTAAAACAAAAGGTAGAGAATAA
- the purB gene encoding adenylosuccinate lyase — MIERYAREEMSSKWTMQAKYQAWLDVEKAVVKAWNRLGLIPDEDAKKIIDNAGFDIKRIDEIEAVTRHDLIAFTTSVSETLGEESRWFHYGMTSSDTVDTAVALQMKSSLELIIEDVKMLMESIKKRAMEHKMTLMVGRSHGIHGEPITFGLVLAVWYDEMTRHLENLEQTLDVISVGQVSGAMGNFAHAPLELEEYTCEELGLKPAPASNQVIQRDRYARLATALALMASSIEKFAVQVRHWQRTEVYECEEYFAKGQKGSSAMPHKRNPILTENITGLARMIRAYAMPAMENVALWHERDISHSSTERFWLPDSFITSDFMLHRMNNVIANLTVYPENMMKNLNLTGGLVFSQRVLLELPLKGISREDAYRIVQRNAMKVWEEIQQGKPTTNEKGESLYLNHLLADEELRESLSEEAIRECFNYDYYTKNVDKIFARVFIK; from the coding sequence ATGATCGAAAGATACGCAAGAGAAGAGATGAGTTCCAAATGGACAATGCAGGCAAAATATCAGGCTTGGCTCGATGTAGAAAAAGCTGTTGTCAAGGCATGGAACAGATTGGGACTTATTCCCGATGAAGATGCCAAGAAAATTATTGACAACGCCGGATTCGATATTAAAAGAATAGATGAGATAGAGGCTGTAACACGTCATGACCTTATAGCTTTTACGACAAGCGTATCTGAAACACTGGGTGAAGAGAGTAGATGGTTCCACTACGGCATGACAAGTTCTGATACTGTTGATACAGCAGTTGCACTTCAGATGAAAAGCTCTCTGGAGTTGATCATAGAAGATGTAAAGATGCTGATGGAGTCTATCAAAAAAAGGGCGATGGAACATAAGATGACTCTTATGGTTGGAAGAAGCCATGGCATACATGGAGAGCCTATAACATTCGGTCTTGTGTTAGCTGTTTGGTACGATGAGATGACAAGACATTTGGAGAATCTTGAACAAACACTTGATGTTATAAGTGTTGGACAAGTTAGCGGAGCAATGGGCAACTTTGCTCACGCTCCCTTAGAGCTTGAAGAGTATACATGTGAAGAGCTAGGACTAAAACCTGCACCTGCATCTAATCAAGTAATACAGAGAGACAGATACGCAAGACTTGCTACCGCGTTAGCTCTTATGGCAAGCTCTATTGAGAAGTTTGCGGTTCAAGTCCGCCACTGGCAAAGAACTGAAGTTTACGAGTGTGAAGAGTATTTTGCAAAGGGTCAAAAAGGCTCATCGGCAATGCCGCATAAGCGCAACCCGATACTAACAGAAAACATAACAGGTCTTGCCAGAATGATCAGAGCTTATGCAATGCCTGCTATGGAGAATGTAGCACTATGGCACGAGAGAGATATCTCGCACTCTTCGACTGAGAGATTCTGGCTGCCTGACTCGTTTATAACAAGTGATTTTATGCTTCACCGTATGAATAACGTTATAGCAAACCTGACGGTCTATCCTGAAAATATGATGAAAAACCTAAATCTTACAGGCGGGCTTGTATTCTCTCAAAGAGTTCTTTTGGAACTTCCTTTAAAAGGTATCAGCCGTGAAGATGCATACAGGATCGTACAGAGAAATGCGATGAAGGTATGGGAGGAGATACAGCAGGGCAAACCTACCACGAACGAAAAAGGTGAGTCGCTCTATCTTAACCACCTTTTGGCAGATGAGGAGCTAAGAGAGAGTCTAAGCGAAGAGGCAATTCGTGAATGTTTCAACTATGATTACTACACTAAAAATGTAGATAAAATATTTGCTAGAGTTTTTATTAAATAA
- a CDS encoding DUF438 domain-containing protein: protein MNPYANLPEGHPVRVYLEENMLIRGLISSINSIDIVENFEEFEEKFKKLCLVEKHFARKENQLFPYLEKYGWTSPSQNMWAFHDDIRAEIKAARALVEEKNMPSLMQQLQRVFGSLEHIMQVEEGRLLPNALSMLDEEDWKEMRSGDEEIGWMFDTPPAAYPAHVEGEYIHPSQDKQKRKLPFSLENRISLEEGYMLPEQINWLLKFMPVDITYVDENDIVIFYNRGDERVFPRSAGIIGREVKFCHPPKSVDQVLMILREFKAGRRDEAEFWITFKGKFIHIRYFAIRDDEGNYKGVIEVSQDVTHIRQLEGQQRLLDWE, encoded by the coding sequence ATGAATCCATATGCAAATCTGCCAGAAGGTCACCCTGTAAGAGTTTATCTAGAAGAAAATATGTTAATTAGGGGACTTATCTCAAGCATTAACAGTATTGATATAGTAGAAAATTTTGAAGAGTTTGAAGAGAAGTTTAAAAAACTCTGTCTTGTTGAGAAACATTTTGCAAGAAAAGAGAACCAGCTTTTTCCATATCTTGAGAAGTATGGCTGGACGAGCCCGTCGCAAAATATGTGGGCTTTTCATGACGATATCAGAGCAGAGATAAAAGCTGCAAGAGCTTTGGTTGAAGAGAAAAATATGCCTTCCCTTATGCAGCAGCTGCAGAGAGTTTTTGGCTCTTTAGAGCATATTATGCAGGTTGAAGAGGGAAGGCTTCTTCCAAACGCACTAAGTATGCTTGATGAGGAGGATTGGAAAGAGATGCGTTCAGGTGATGAGGAGATAGGTTGGATGTTCGACACTCCGCCTGCTGCTTATCCTGCGCATGTAGAGGGTGAATATATACATCCGTCTCAGGATAAACAGAAGAGAAAACTCCCTTTCTCTCTTGAGAATAGAATTAGTCTTGAAGAGGGATATATGCTGCCGGAGCAGATCAATTGGCTGCTAAAGTTTATGCCTGTCGATATCACCTATGTCGATGAGAATGACATTGTTATCTTCTATAACCGCGGAGATGAGAGGGTATTTCCCAGAAGTGCCGGAATTATAGGCCGTGAGGTAAAATTTTGTCACCCTCCAAAGTCCGTAGATCAGGTTTTAATGATCTTACGTGAGTTTAAGGCGGGTCGCAGGGATGAAGCTGAGTTTTGGATAACCTTTAAAGGCAAATTTATTCACATCAGATATTTTGCCATCAGAGATGATGAGGGCAACTACAAAGGCGTTATAGAAGTATCCCAAGATGTGACACATATAAGACAGCTTGAGGGTCAGCAGAGATTACTCGATTGGGAATAA
- a CDS encoding pyrimidine/purine nucleoside phosphorylase, whose protein sequence is MSYLNNANIKKKANIYHDGKVTSRTVEFADGSVKSLGIMLPGEYTFGTKEAEIMEMMSGELDVKLPGEDWKTLSTPESFNVPANSSFDLRVKTVTDYCCSYIK, encoded by the coding sequence ATGTCATATTTAAATAATGCAAATATAAAAAAAAAAGCGAACATCTACCATGATGGAAAAGTAACAAGCAGAACCGTTGAGTTTGCAGACGGCAGTGTGAAATCACTTGGAATTATGTTGCCTGGCGAATACACTTTTGGAACAAAAGAGGCTGAGATAATGGAGATGATGAGCGGAGAGTTGGATGTAAAACTTCCAGGTGAAGATTGGAAAACACTTAGTACTCCTGAGAGCTTCAATGTTCCTGCAAACTCATCGTTCGATCTGAGAGTTAAGACAGTAACAGATTACTGCTGTTCATATATTAAATAG
- a CDS encoding ribonucleoside-diphosphate reductase subunit alpha produces MTIIKRNGRTEPLDITKIQKYTSAAVKDLDNVSQSELEVDAQIQFRDGITSKEIQQTLIKTAVDKIDIDAPNWTFVASRLFLFNLYHQVNGYTGYSSLKEYFQRCEKEGKVLLGLKEMYNLDELEKHIKPERDMQFNYLGVKTLYDRYLIKDRNSNPIELPQHMFMAISMFLAQREEKKEEWAIKFYDMISKFEVMLATPTLSNARTPRHQLSSCYIGSTPDNIEGIFDSYKEMALLSKFGGGIGWDWTNVRSMGSYIDGHKNAAGGTIPFLKITNDIAVAVDQLGTRKGAIAVYMEPWHIDVNDFLDLKKNSGEERRRAHDLFPALWINDLFMQRVQEDGIWTLFDPYDCKELTLLYGEEFNKKYEEFEKDESIIKEKVKAKQLWKKILTSYFESGSPFLCFKDNANRANPNSHTGVIRSSNLCTEIFQNTNPNHYKIKFIFENGDSVSYEEEEIIKVDSGLEKPAKKVTALDAIGGREIYMVEKEKIDGDTAVCNLASVNLSRINTKEDIDRIVPIAIRALDNVIDLNFYPLEKVKRTNMKTRAIGLGVMGEAQMLAQKGISWGSQDHFDKIDELLESVSFNAISASSDIALEKGSYPEYDGSKWSKGIMPMDHANTEVKKLVDRGGLFASAYEWEELRAKVKKQGMRNGYLMAVAPTSSISILTGTTQAIEPVFKRKWYEENLSGLIPVVVPELSPDTWAYYTPAYDLNQTVLIKAAAIRQKWLDQGQSLNIFITLDKASGKYLNEIYMLAWKLGLKSTYYLRSQSPEMASDVEDRSMECVGCQ; encoded by the coding sequence ATAACAATTATAAAAAGAAACGGCAGAACAGAACCGCTGGATATTACAAAGATACAAAAGTATACATCCGCGGCGGTAAAAGATCTGGATAATGTTTCTCAAAGTGAACTTGAAGTTGATGCGCAGATACAGTTCCGCGACGGCATAACATCAAAAGAGATACAGCAGACACTCATCAAAACTGCAGTCGATAAGATAGACATAGACGCTCCAAACTGGACCTTTGTCGCTTCAAGACTCTTTCTCTTCAACCTCTACCATCAGGTAAACGGATATACAGGGTACTCATCTCTAAAAGAGTATTTCCAGAGATGTGAAAAAGAGGGAAAAGTTCTTCTTGGGCTAAAAGAGATGTACAACCTTGATGAACTGGAAAAACATATAAAGCCTGAGCGCGATATGCAGTTTAACTATCTTGGTGTTAAAACACTCTATGACAGATACCTCATAAAAGATAGAAACTCTAACCCGATCGAACTTCCTCAACATATGTTTATGGCGATATCTATGTTCTTGGCTCAAAGAGAAGAGAAAAAAGAAGAGTGGGCTATAAAGTTTTATGACATGATCTCCAAATTTGAGGTTATGCTTGCAACACCTACTCTAAGTAATGCAAGAACACCTAGACATCAGCTTAGCTCATGCTACATCGGTTCAACTCCCGACAACATTGAAGGGATCTTTGACTCATATAAAGAGATGGCGCTTCTTTCGAAATTCGGCGGAGGTATCGGCTGGGATTGGACGAACGTTCGTTCAATGGGCTCTTACATAGACGGACATAAAAATGCCGCAGGCGGAACAATACCGTTTCTAAAGATCACGAACGACATCGCAGTAGCGGTTGACCAACTTGGTACGAGAAAAGGTGCTATCGCTGTCTATATGGAACCTTGGCACATAGATGTGAACGACTTTTTGGATCTTAAAAAGAACTCAGGCGAGGAGCGCCGCCGTGCCCATGACCTTTTCCCTGCGCTCTGGATAAACGACCTCTTTATGCAGAGAGTTCAAGAGGATGGCATCTGGACGCTTTTTGACCCTTACGATTGTAAAGAGCTGACACTTCTCTACGGCGAAGAGTTTAACAAAAAGTATGAAGAGTTTGAAAAAGATGAGAGCATAATAAAAGAGAAAGTAAAAGCTAAACAGCTTTGGAAAAAAATACTAACATCATACTTTGAGAGCGGCAGCCCTTTCTTATGTTTTAAAGACAACGCAAACCGTGCAAACCCTAACAGCCATACAGGAGTTATAAGAAGTTCTAACCTCTGTACGGAGATCTTTCAAAACACAAACCCTAACCACTACAAGATAAAGTTCATTTTTGAAAATGGTGATAGCGTTAGTTATGAAGAGGAAGAGATCATCAAAGTTGACAGCGGCTTAGAGAAGCCTGCTAAAAAAGTAACAGCACTTGACGCTATTGGCGGACGTGAAATATATATGGTAGAAAAAGAGAAGATAGACGGCGACACCGCAGTTTGTAATCTGGCTTCGGTCAACCTCTCTAGAATCAATACAAAAGAGGACATTGACAGAATCGTCCCTATCGCAATTCGTGCGCTTGATAATGTTATAGACCTTAACTTCTATCCTCTTGAAAAAGTAAAACGCACTAACATGAAGACTCGCGCGATCGGTCTTGGTGTTATGGGTGAAGCACAGATGCTTGCACAAAAAGGTATCTCTTGGGGAAGCCAAGATCATTTTGACAAGATAGATGAGCTTTTAGAGTCTGTCAGCTTTAACGCTATCTCTGCATCTAGCGACATAGCACTCGAAAAAGGCTCATATCCAGAGTACGATGGTTCTAAATGGAGCAAAGGCATTATGCCTATGGATCATGCCAATACAGAGGTCAAAAAACTTGTTGACCGCGGCGGACTTTTTGCATCTGCTTATGAGTGGGAAGAGCTTCGTGCTAAAGTTAAAAAGCAGGGAATGAGAAACGGCTATCTAATGGCAGTCGCACCTACAAGTTCTATCTCTATCCTAACAGGTACTACGCAAGCTATAGAACCGGTGTTTAAAAGAAAGTGGTATGAAGAGAATCTCTCTGGACTTATTCCGGTTGTCGTTCCTGAACTCTCTCCTGATACTTGGGCGTACTACACTCCTGCGTACGATCTAAACCAGACGGTTCTTATTAAAGCAGCTGCTATTCGTCAAAAGTGGCTGGACCAAGGTCAAAGTCTTAACATCTTTATAACGCTCGATAAGGCAAGCGGAAAGTATCTAAACGAGATATATATGCTTGCTTGGAAGCTGGGACTTAAATCTACATACTATCTCCGTTCACAATCTCCTGAGATGGCAAGCGATGTTGAAGACAGAAGTATGGAGTGCGTAGGTTGTCAATAG
- a CDS encoding citrate synthase, producing the protein MKDTVTLTNNRNGKSYELPILDATVGPSVIDISTLYKETNMFTYDEGYTSTASCKSDITYIDGEAGKLMYRGYDIAYLATQKSFLDTAYLLINGELPSKSELDDFALEMKKRSFVHEGVKKLFDSFPDAAHPMAILSAGVSALSTFYFDHLNIKDEKEYSEMANRIVAKIPTLAAFSYRYSNGLPIIYPDINKGFTENFLYMMRSYPHNYIELKPIEIKALDTIFTLHADHEQNASTTAVRNLASTNAHPYAAISAGIGALWGRSHGGANESVIRQLEMIGSVDRVDEFIAKAKDKDDPFRLMGFGHRVYKNFDPRATILKNIRNELMSELGISSELVDVANKIEQIALSDEYFVSRNLYPNIDFYSGLILQALKIPKEMFAVIFVIGRTPGWIAQWSELNQQKSVKIARPRQLYRGPKERTPEY; encoded by the coding sequence ATGAAAGACACGGTAACACTAACAAACAATCGTAACGGCAAGAGTTATGAGCTTCCCATACTCGACGCAACCGTTGGTCCATCGGTTATAGACATCTCAACACTCTACAAAGAGACTAACATGTTTACCTATGATGAGGGTTATACCTCTACGGCATCATGCAAATCCGACATAACATATATAGACGGCGAAGCGGGAAAACTTATGTACAGAGGCTACGATATAGCTTATCTTGCAACTCAAAAAAGCTTTTTAGATACTGCTTATCTTCTTATAAACGGTGAGCTTCCTAGTAAGAGTGAACTTGATGATTTTGCGCTGGAGATGAAAAAACGCTCATTCGTACATGAAGGAGTAAAAAAACTATTTGACTCTTTTCCGGATGCCGCACACCCTATGGCGATTCTTTCGGCGGGAGTTTCTGCGCTCTCTACTTTTTACTTTGACCATTTAAATATAAAAGATGAGAAAGAGTACAGCGAAATGGCAAACAGAATTGTCGCAAAGATCCCTACACTTGCAGCTTTTTCATATAGATACTCAAACGGGCTGCCTATCATATACCCGGATATAAACAAAGGTTTTACAGAGAATTTCCTCTATATGATGCGCTCCTATCCTCATAACTACATCGAGTTAAAACCTATAGAGATAAAAGCATTGGACACCATCTTTACTCTTCATGCGGACCATGAGCAGAATGCCTCGACTACCGCGGTTAGAAACTTAGCTTCTACAAATGCGCACCCTTATGCCGCTATCAGTGCTGGCATTGGCGCTCTATGGGGAAGAAGCCACGGCGGAGCAAATGAGAGCGTTATACGTCAGCTTGAGATGATCGGAAGTGTTGATAGAGTAGATGAGTTTATAGCAAAAGCCAAAGATAAAGATGACCCCTTTAGACTTATGGGCTTTGGACATCGTGTCTATAAAAACTTTGACCCGCGAGCTACCATTTTAAAAAATATACGTAACGAACTTATGAGTGAGCTCGGCATTAGCAGTGAGCTTGTTGATGTAGCAAATAAGATAGAGCAGATCGCTTTAAGCGATGAATATTTTGTCAGCCGCAATCTATACCCGAATATCGATTTTTACTCAGGGCTTATTCTTCAGGCACTTAAAATTCCAAAAGAGATGTTCGCGGTTATTTTTGTTATAGGAAGAACACCGGGATGGATCGCACAGTGGAGCGAACTAAATCAGCAAAAAAGCGTAAAAATTGCTAGACCTAGACAGTTATATAGAGGTCCAAAAGAGAGAACTCCGGAGTATTGA
- a CDS encoding Do family serine endopeptidase: MKKLFLLFALTLTFVYAKEGVEFKYAPKNIDREFPTTQNQILSYNNILENVRTSIVNISIKKEIKGNLYSANPFFNDPFFREFFKGYGDIPQERIQKSLGSGVIVSKDGYIVTNNHVIDGADEIIVNLAGDKKEYEAKLIGKDEKSDLAVIKIEAKNLNAVTFYDSDKVKVGDIVFALGNPFGVGETITQGIVSATGRSGVGIVEYEDFIQTDASINPGNSGGALINSAGHLIGINSAIISKSGGNVGIGFAIPSNMVTSIATSLIDSGKFTRAYLGVTIADVSEDMSSFYDDNFGALITGVEENSPAQKAGLKRGDLIISVNGKKIESASELKNTIGSFAPQRVVNIKFLRDKKIDIVNVTLTTLEGKVIAGEFEYKGMKLSEITSAYKQQQNLKIEGILVEDVDQSSEAFGSGIRKGDIIIQIENREIANLEDFKNVTATESKKRFFIYRRGGIFATVL; encoded by the coding sequence ATGAAAAAACTATTTTTACTGTTTGCATTGACGCTAACATTTGTTTATGCAAAAGAAGGCGTAGAGTTTAAATATGCTCCAAAAAATATTGATAGAGAGTTTCCAACAACACAAAACCAGATACTCTCCTATAACAACATCCTCGAAAACGTTAGAACAAGCATTGTGAATATCTCTATAAAAAAGGAGATAAAAGGAAATCTCTACAGCGCAAATCCATTCTTTAACGATCCGTTTTTTAGAGAGTTCTTCAAAGGCTACGGAGATATTCCGCAAGAGAGGATCCAAAAGTCACTTGGCTCAGGCGTAATTGTCTCAAAAGATGGATATATAGTTACCAACAACCATGTCATTGACGGCGCAGATGAGATCATAGTAAATCTGGCGGGAGATAAAAAAGAGTATGAGGCAAAACTCATAGGAAAAGATGAGAAGAGTGATTTGGCTGTTATTAAGATCGAGGCAAAAAACCTAAATGCAGTAACTTTTTATGACTCGGACAAAGTAAAGGTAGGCGATATCGTCTTTGCTCTTGGAAATCCCTTTGGAGTAGGCGAGACAATAACACAAGGGATAGTTTCAGCTACAGGCAGAAGCGGTGTTGGAATAGTAGAGTATGAAGATTTTATCCAAACAGATGCCTCTATAAACCCCGGCAATTCTGGCGGAGCGCTTATTAACTCTGCAGGACATCTCATAGGAATAAACTCGGCTATTATCTCAAAATCGGGCGGAAATGTCGGCATCGGTTTTGCGATACCCTCAAATATGGTAACCTCGATAGCGACAAGTCTGATAGATAGCGGCAAATTTACACGTGCATATCTTGGTGTTACCATAGCAGACGTCAGTGAAGATATGAGCAGCTTTTATGATGATAACTTCGGCGCACTTATCACAGGAGTGGAGGAGAACTCTCCTGCCCAAAAAGCCGGACTTAAAAGAGGCGATCTTATCATCTCTGTAAACGGCAAAAAGATCGAGAGTGCAAGCGAGCTTAAAAACACTATAGGCTCTTTCGCTCCGCAAAGAGTTGTAAATATAAAATTTTTAAGAGACAAGAAGATAGATATTGTAAACGTGACTCTTACCACGTTAGAGGGCAAAGTTATTGCGGGTGAGTTTGAGTATAAAGGGATGAAGCTCTCCGAGATAACTTCTGCATATAAACAGCAACAAAACCTTAAAATTGAAGGTATACTTGTTGAAGATGTAGATCAAAGCAGCGAAGCATTTGGTTCTGGAATAAGAAAGGGTGACATTATAATTCAGATAGAAAATAGAGAGATAGCAAATTTAGAAGATTTCAAAAATGTTACTGCGACAGAAAGTAAAAAAAGATTTTTCATCTATAGAAGAGGCGGCATCTTTGCCACTGTTCTATAA